In Anaeromusa acidaminophila DSM 3853, the DNA window AGAAACCGTTAAAAAATATGCTGGCAAGTACATTTTAGCCATTGAAGGAGCCATTCCTTTAGCCGACGACGGCATTAGCTGCATGGTGGGAGGACGCCCGATAAAAGACATGGTGAAGGAAGTCTCTAAAGGCGCGATGGCGGTGCTGGAAATTGGATCCTGCGCTACTTGGGGCGGCATTCAAGCGGCTAAGCCCAATCCGACGGACTCTCGCTCCTCAAGCGAGGTGTTAAGCGGCGGCAAGCCGGTCATTAAAATTCCTGGCTGTCCTCCCATTCCGGAGGTTATTACCGGCACGATCATGCATGTGGCCTTGTTTGGCACGTTGCCGCCGGTGGACGCCAAAGGGCGGCCAAAACAGTTTTTTGGCAACCGTATTCATGATACTTGCTACCGGCGTCCGTTTTTTGACTCCGGCATGTTTGTAGAGAACTTTGACGACAAGGGATCTAAGGCGGGCTGGTGCCTTTACAAGGTGGGCTGCCGTGGTCCTGTAACGTATAATTCCTGCGGCAATATGCGCTGGTGGAACGGCCTGTCCTATCCGATTCAGTCCGGATCTCCCTGCATCGGTTGCGCGGAGCCTTCTTTCTGGGATAACGACCCGCTCTTTGCAAGGCTGCCTAATATCCCTGTGCCCAATACCTTGGCGACAGCGGATAAAGTGGGTCTGGCGGCGGCTGGCGTAGCGGTGGCCGGGGTGGCGGCTCATGCCATTGCTTCGGTCATTCAACAGAAGAAAGCCAGTCATGACGACCAGGATGAATAGAAGGAGGCCTTAAGCCATGAAACGCATTGTAGTCGACCCGGTGAACCGTATTGAAGGCCATCTGCGCGTAGAGGTGCAGGTGGATGAAGCTACCGGCAAGGTCAGTGACGCTCTTTCCAGCGGCACCGCCTGGCGGGGCATAGAAGTGATTTGTAAAGACCGCGACCCTCGGGATATATGGGCTTTTGTGGGCCGCATCTGCGGCGTTTGCACCAGTACCCATTCCTTATCGTGCTTGCGGGCAGTGGAGGACGCCTTGGGCATTGAAGTGCCGAAAAATGCGAATTATATCCGCAACATCATGATGGGGACGCAAAGCGTTCATGATCATGTGGTGCATTTTTATCATCTCCATGCCCTGGACTGGGTTAGCCCGGTAAACGCTCTTAAGGCCGATCCGGCAGCGGCGGCGGCGCTGCAAAATACCATGCTCGATAAATACGCTGTGCCCTTAAAAGGACCGATTGTTAACGATACCCAGGCCTATCCTAAAACCTTCCCCAAGGCGACCAACGCTTACTTTCGGGCCATTCAGGATAAGGTGCGCAAAATCGTCGAAAGCGGCCAGCTTGGCATTTTCGCGGCTCACTACTGGGACCACCCGGACTACAATATCCTGCCGCCGGAAGTGCATCTGATCGGTATAGCTCATTATCTGGAGATGCTGGATAAACAGCGGGAATTTATTCTCTCTCATGTGGTTTTCGGCGGTAAGAATCCGCATCCGCACTACATAGTCGGCGGTATGCCATGTTCTATTTCGCTGGATGACATGAACGCGCCGGTTAATACGGAACGTCTGATGGTGGTGGAGAAATCGCTGCATTCTGTGCTGGACGCCTGCAATTTCTACTATCTGCCGGACGTGCTGGCTATTGGCGAATTCTACGTCAAGGCGGGCATGCTCGATGGCGGCGGCTTGGCGGGTGTGCGATCTTTGAGCGTTGGCGATATGCCGGACGGCACCTTTAAGAGCGTTACGAACGGCAGCTTCCACAAAAATCTGCTGCTTCGCTCGCAGGGCGTGGTGGAAAACTTCAGCGCTGGTTTGGCAGGGGCTACTTATTCGGAATTGGAGCCTAAGGATTACGCCGATCCCTCGGTGATTGCCGAAGGTGTGGCTCATTCTTGGTATGAATACCCTGCAGGCAAAAGCGAGCTGCAT includes these proteins:
- a CDS encoding hydrogenase small subunit; translated protein: MRFGDTLWDVFQRKDISRRSFLKTCVTLTGILGLGPNMVAKVVEAAETKVLTPVIWLHGHECTGCDESFLRSETPLASDLLLNMISLEYNDVIGAAAGEPLEHHLEETVKKYAGKYILAIEGAIPLADDGISCMVGGRPIKDMVKEVSKGAMAVLEIGSCATWGGIQAAKPNPTDSRSSSEVLSGGKPVIKIPGCPPIPEVITGTIMHVALFGTLPPVDAKGRPKQFFGNRIHDTCYRRPFFDSGMFVENFDDKGSKAGWCLYKVGCRGPVTYNSCGNMRWWNGLSYPIQSGSPCIGCAEPSFWDNDPLFARLPNIPVPNTLATADKVGLAAAGVAVAGVAAHAIASVIQQKKASHDDQDE
- a CDS encoding nickel-dependent hydrogenase large subunit; its protein translation is MKRIVVDPVNRIEGHLRVEVQVDEATGKVSDALSSGTAWRGIEVICKDRDPRDIWAFVGRICGVCTSTHSLSCLRAVEDALGIEVPKNANYIRNIMMGTQSVHDHVVHFYHLHALDWVSPVNALKADPAAAAALQNTMLDKYAVPLKGPIVNDTQAYPKTFPKATNAYFRAIQDKVRKIVESGQLGIFAAHYWDHPDYNILPPEVHLIGIAHYLEMLDKQREFILSHVVFGGKNPHPHYIVGGMPCSISLDDMNAPVNTERLMVVEKSLHSVLDACNFYYLPDVLAIGEFYVKAGMLDGGGLAGVRSLSVGDMPDGTFKSVTNGSFHKNLLLRSQGVVENFSAGLAGATYSELEPKDYADPSVIAEGVAHSWYEYPAGKSELHPWDGVSQPKYTAPKEGTKTNWKYLDEQGKYSWVKTPKWRGKMAEVGPLAKYIVIYVKVKKGIITEPTWLEKMMVDQIDFVSKVLGVAPEKWLPTTLGRTAARALDAQANAYVAKYFQDKLLANIKSGDTIVANTEKWDPSTWPKEAKGVGLVEAPRGALSHWIVIKDGKVANYQAVVPSTWNAAPRDDAAGHGPYEASMIDTKVKIPDKPLEILRVVHSFDPCLACATHLYDTKGKEVAVVRCGEC